In one window of Candidatus Limnocylindrales bacterium DNA:
- the greB gene encoding transcription elongation factor GreB: MSKAFTKESDGDDDDGVELDDDKPVGFKNYITPAGYKRLNDELRRLWDDERPKLVETITWAASNGDRSENGDYIYGKRRLREIDRRIRFLSKRIDSAEVVENTARDPDHVYFGATVTVAGEDGKERTVSIVGIDELDPARGRVSWISPIAKALMKAEVGDVVTLRTPGGVEQLEIIDIRYDELL; the protein is encoded by the coding sequence ATGAGCAAAGCCTTCACAAAAGAGTCCGATGGTGATGACGACGATGGCGTCGAGCTCGACGACGACAAGCCGGTCGGATTCAAAAACTACATCACGCCGGCGGGCTACAAGCGGCTGAACGACGAGCTCCGCCGCCTGTGGGATGACGAGCGGCCGAAGCTCGTCGAAACCATCACGTGGGCCGCAAGCAACGGCGACCGCTCCGAGAACGGAGACTACATCTACGGCAAGCGCCGCCTTCGCGAGATCGACCGCAGGATCCGCTTCCTGTCGAAGCGCATCGACAGCGCCGAAGTCGTCGAGAATACCGCGCGCGATCCGGACCACGTCTATTTCGGTGCAACCGTCACGGTCGCCGGCGAAGACGGCAAAGAACGTACGGTCAGCATTGTCGGTATCGACGAGCTCGATCCGGCGCGCGGCCGCGTCTCGTGGATCTCGCCGATCGCCAAGGCACTGATGAAAGCGGAGGTCGGCGACGTTGTGACGTTGCGGACGCCGGGCGGCGTCGAACAGCTCGAGATCATCGACATCCGCTACGACGAG